The Manis javanica isolate MJ-LG chromosome 2, MJ_LKY, whole genome shotgun sequence genome contains a region encoding:
- the NPBWR1 gene encoding neuropeptides B/W receptor type 1 encodes MTWEQFWGAHHLSPRTRTSPYSCTWAILTRTLNPALQPPESAQRRARKAAGNAPSGKTSRRSRLRDQSPTGRGWEGVVLSSALAEMPNASSPEPGLACPNASSPQPPPLPPSLAVAVPVAYAVICALGLAGNSAVLYVLLRAPHTHTVTNVFILNLAIADELFTLVLPVNIADFLLQRWPFGELMCKLVVAIDQYNTFSSLYFLVVMSADRYLVVLASAASRRVAGRSCRVARAVSLAVWGLVTLLVLPFAVFARLDDEQGRRQCVLVFPQPEAFWWRASRLYTFVLGFAVPVSTICVLYTTLLCRLHAIRLDSHSKALGRAKKRVTLLVAAILAVCLLCWTPYHLSTVVALTTDLPQTPLVVAVSYFITSLSYANSCFNPFLYAFLDDSFRRSLRQLLACRATA; translated from the coding sequence ATGACGTGGGAGCAGTTTTGGGGCGCCCACCACCTATCTCCTAGGACCCGCACCTCTCCCTACAGTTGCACGTGGGCAATACTAACCCGCACTTTGAACCCTGCTTTGCAGCCTCCAGAGTCCGCGCAACGGCGTGCTAGGAAGGCAGCCGGGAACGCGCCTTCAGGAAAGACATCGCGCCGAAGCCGGCTTCGGGACCAGAGCCCCACCGGGCGGGGCTGGGAAGGGGTAGTCCTCTCTTCAGCCCTCGCCGAGATGCCCAACGCTTCGAGTCCCGAGCCGGGACTGGCCTGCCCCAACGCGTCGAGcccgcagccaccgccgctgccGCCGTCGCTGGCCGTGGCCGTGCCGGTCGCCTACGCGGTGATCTGCGCCTTGGGGCTGGCGGGCAACTCGGCGGTGCTGTACGTGCTGCTGCGGGCGCCGCACACCCATACGGTCACCAACGTATTCATCCTGAACCTGGCCATCGCCGACGAGCTCTTCACGCTGGTGCTGCCCGTCAACATCGCCGACTTCCTGCTGCAGCGGTGGCCCTTCGGGGAGCTCATGTGCAAGCTCGTTGTGGCCATCGACCAGTACaacaccttctccagcctctactTCCTCGTGGTCATGAGCGCCGACCGCTACCTGGTGGTGCTGGCCAGCGCCGCGTCGCGCCGGGTGGCCGGCCGCTCGTGCCGCGTCGCGCGCGCAGTGAGCCTGGCGGTGTGGGGGCTGGTGACGCTGCTGGTGCTGCCCTTCGCGGTCTTCGCCCGGCTCGACGACGAGCAGGGCCGGCGCCAGTGCGTACTAGTCTTCCCGCAGCCCGAGGCCTTCTGGTGGCGGGCGAGCCGCCTCTACACGTTTGTGCTGGGCTTCGCAGTGCCTGTGTCCACCATCTGCGTCCTCTACACCACCCTGCTGTGCCGGCTGCACGCCATACGGCTGGACAGTCACTCCAAGGCGCTGGGCCGCGCTAAGAAGCGGGTGACTCTCCTGGTGGCGGCCATCCTGGCGGTGTGTCTCCTCTGCTGGACGCCCTACCACCTGAGCACCGTGGTGGCGCTCACCACCGATCTCCCGCAGACGCCGCTGGTCGTCGCCGTCTCCTACTTCATCACTAGCCTGAGCTACGCAAACAGCTGCTTCAACCCCTTTCTCTACGCCTTCCTGGACGACAGCTTCCGCAGGAGCCTCCGCCAGCTGCTGGCCTGCCGCGCCACCGCCTGA